One genomic region from Oryzias melastigma strain HK-1 linkage group LG19, ASM292280v2, whole genome shotgun sequence encodes:
- the cabp5a gene encoding calcium-binding protein 5a: MSFGAACIFLRGGKNISRELADDEIDELRDAFNEFDKDKDGLISCKDLGNLMRTMGYMPTEMELIELSQNINMNLGGRVDFEDFVELMAPKLLAETAGMIGVKELKDAFKEFDMDGDGEITTEELRAAMNKLMGEHMSRREIDAIVKEADDNGDGTVDFEEFVRMMSRQ; this comes from the exons TCCAGAGAGCTGGCTGACGATGAGATTGACG AGCTGCGTGACGCTTTCAATGAGTTTGACAAAGACAAGGACGGGCTGATCAGCTGCAAGGATCTGGGGAACCTGATGAGGACCATGGGCTACATGCCCACGGAGATGGAGCTGATCGAACTCAGCCAGAACATCAACATGAACC TTGGTGGCCGGGTTGACTTTGAGGACTTTGTGGAACTGATGGCTCCAAAGCTCCTGGCGGAAACAGCTGGGATGATCGGCGTGAAGGAGCTCAAAGATGCCtttaaagag ttcgaCATGGATGGAGACGGAGAAATCACAACGGAGGAGCTGCGAGCAGCCATGAACAAGCTGATGGGAGAGCACATGAGCCGCCGAGAGATCGACGCCATTGTGAAAGAGGCAGACGACAACGGAGACGGAACCGTAGACTTCGAAG AATTCGTCCGAATGATGTCTCGTCAGTGA
- the nif3l1 gene encoding NIF3-like protein 1, producing the protein MLTGCRNLFLTFASLVNRRTWTCKSFKSKSDLHFCASAASFFPASVPSSPRHRTVNSSSFLHHRLSFTFRPPHRYTGPMELKETLQVLEQLAPLSLAESWDNVGLLVEPSKPRPVKTILLTNDLTDAVMEEAEALNCDLIISYHPPLFRPIKRLNQKDWKQRLAVRAVEAGMAVFSPHTSWDSVKGGVNDWLVAGLGGGQVSVLSQALGNASHCHRLEFTARSTEELNKVMEELKACDGGTSLISAGSRADSSGIHASVSCSDSALTPSVQTLLQHSSPNQSLSILKLEKPPLPGHGQGRLSVLEQPVTVAEAVQKMKSHLGLSHLRLALGWGQTLESSVRTVAACAGSGASVLSGVEADLYITGEMSHHEVLDAAAKGTSVLLSDHSNSERGFLAVFRERLAVRLPDSVTVVVSKADRDPLEVV; encoded by the exons ATGTTGACTGGATGCAGGAATCTCTTTCTAACTTTTGCATCACTCGTAAATAGAAGAACTTGGACTTGTAAAAGTTTCAAGTCTAAAAGTGACCTCCACTTCTGCGCCTCAGCAGCCTCATTTTTTCCCGCTTCTGTCCCCTCATCTCCTCGACACCGAACCGTCAACAGCTCATCCTTTCTGCATCATCGTCTCTCCTTCACCTTCCGGCCTCCTCACCGCTACACCGGCCCGATGGAGCTAAAGGAGACGTTGCAGGTTCTGGAGCAGCTTGCTCCTCTCTCTCTTGCTGAATCGTGGGATAACGTCGGCTTGCTGGTCGAGCCGAGCAAACCTCGACCGGTCAAAACCATCCTGCTGACCAACGACCTCACGGACGCTGTCatggaggaagcagaggctcTGAACTGTGACCTCATCATTTCCTATCACCCGCCGTTGTTCCGTCCCATTAAGCGGCTGAATCAGAAAGATTGGAAGCAGCGATTGGCTGTCCGGGCCGTAGAGGCTGGGATGGCGGTTTTCTCCCCTCACACGTCATGGGACAGTGTTAAAGGAGGGGTAAATGACTGGCTGGTTGCAGGCCTGG GCGGCGGCCAAGTATCTGTGCTGAGTCAGGCTCTCGGTAATGCCTCCCACTGTCATAGACTTGAGTTCACGGCGAGGAGCACAGAAGAACTGAACAAAGTGATGGAGGAACTGAAGGCCTGTGATGGAGGAACGTCCCTAATCTCTGCAGGAAGCAG AGCAGACAGCAGTGGCATCCACGCCAGCGTATCATGCAGCGACTCAGCACTGACTCCCAGCGTCCAAACTCTGCTGCAGCACAGCTCACCCAACCAGTCCCTCAGCATCCTGAAGTTAGAGAAG CCGCCTCTGCCGGGCCACGGCcaaggtcgactgagcgttttGGAGCAGCCAGTGACCGTGGCTGAAGCCGTCCAGAAGATGAAGTCCCACCTGGGGTTGAGTCATCTCCGATTAGCCCTGGGATGGGGGCAAACGCTAg AGTCGTCTGTGCGCACGGTGGCTGCGTGTGCCGGCTCTGGAGCTTCAGTGCTCAGTGGAGTTGAGGCCGATCTTTATATCACAG GGGAGATGTCCCATCATGAAGTGCTGGACGCAGCAGCAAAGGGAACCAGCGTCCTCCTCAGCGACCACAGCAACAGCGAGCGCGGGTTCCTGGCCGTGTTCAGGGAGCGGCTGGCCGTGCGTCTTCCTGACAGCGTGACCGTCGTGGTGTCGAAGGCGGATAGAGACCCCCTGGAGGTGGTCTGA